A section of the Hippea sp. KM1 genome encodes:
- a CDS encoding phenylacetate--CoA ligase family protein, whose translation MFWEKDRETLDRDKLKQLQIELLREKIDYAYKNSPFYRKKFDEFGITKESIQSIEDIQKLPFTTKTDFRDNYPFGLLARPMKEIIRIHSSSGTTGKPTVVAYTKKDLETWSNLVARIATAAGVNDEDVVQIAFGYGLFTGGFGLHYGLEKVGAAIIPASSGNTKRQVMIMKDFEATVLVCTPSYALYIGEVARKLGLDPKEDLKLRIGMFGAEPWSEKMRSKIEESLNLKAYDNYGLSEIIGPGVAGECEAQDGMHIAEDHFIVEIINPETNEPAKEGEYGELVITTLTKEALPVFRYRTRDITKVKTDTCSCGRSFARMEKPIGRTDDMLIIRGVNVFPSQIEEVLFNIDGISPHYQIIVDRVGALDRVTVMVEANANLFFDEMKKQKQLLDRINAELKTTLGLDVEVKLVEPNSIQRSEGKAKRVIDKRTF comes from the coding sequence ATGTTCTGGGAAAAGGATAGGGAAACCCTGGATAGAGACAAGCTAAAACAACTCCAAATAGAGCTATTAAGGGAAAAAATAGACTATGCATACAAAAACTCGCCGTTCTATCGCAAGAAATTCGACGAATTCGGCATAACAAAGGAATCTATACAGAGCATTGAAGATATCCAGAAACTGCCATTTACAACAAAAACGGACTTTAGAGACAACTATCCCTTTGGCCTGCTGGCAAGGCCCATGAAGGAGATCATAAGAATCCACTCATCAAGCGGCACAACAGGCAAACCCACCGTCGTGGCATATACAAAAAAGGACTTAGAGACCTGGAGCAATCTGGTTGCAAGGATAGCAACCGCAGCGGGCGTAAACGATGAGGATGTGGTTCAAATAGCCTTTGGTTACGGTCTTTTTACCGGTGGATTCGGGCTTCATTATGGACTTGAGAAGGTGGGCGCTGCAATAATACCTGCCTCAAGCGGAAACACCAAGCGCCAGGTAATGATAATGAAGGATTTTGAGGCCACGGTGCTTGTCTGCACACCGAGTTATGCACTATACATAGGAGAGGTAGCAAGAAAACTGGGGCTTGACCCAAAGGAGGATCTAAAGCTAAGAATCGGCATGTTCGGTGCAGAGCCGTGGAGTGAAAAGATGCGCAGCAAGATAGAGGAATCCCTAAACCTAAAGGCCTATGATAATTACGGACTCAGTGAGATAATAGGCCCAGGTGTGGCGGGTGAGTGCGAGGCTCAGGACGGTATGCACATAGCAGAAGACCATTTTATCGTTGAGATCATCAATCCAGAAACCAATGAACCGGCAAAGGAGGGGGAATACGGTGAGCTTGTCATAACAACACTAACAAAAGAAGCCCTCCCGGTTTTTAGATACAGGACAAGGGACATAACAAAGGTAAAAACCGACACCTGCTCCTGCGGCAGGAGCTTTGCAAGAATGGAAAAACCCATAGGCAGAACGGACGACATGCTCATAATAAGGGGCGTCAATGTCTTCCCCAGCCAGATAGAAGAGGTATTGTTCAACATAGACGGCATATCACCGCACTATCAAATCATAGTGGATAGGGTTGGGGCTCTGGATAGGGTAACCGTCATGGTCGAGGCCAATGCAAACCTGTTCTTCGATGAGATGAAGAAGCAGAAACAGCTATTGGATAGGATAAATGCGGAATTAAAAACCACGCTCGGCCTCGATGTTGAGGTAAAATTAGTTGAGCCAAACTCCATCCAAAGGAGTGAGGGTAAGGCCAAAAGGGTCATAGACAAAAGGACATTTTAG
- a CDS encoding EAL domain-containing protein, which translates to MQTASADINRLTTNAPTSKHSNSIGLWKNIVEILDFAFQPIVSIENGELLALEALLRNYQKAGFCSIPSVFDEAYKEGVLYKLDLLLRRKALSKFKKLNLNGVQLFYNLDYRILDMPDFSYGNTKKILKDAGFNKNHICFELSEVGGKHAWVNYLRVGRF; encoded by the coding sequence ATGCAAACTGCTTCTGCCGATATAAACAGGCTTACAACAAACGCCCCAACATCGAAGCACTCAAACAGTATAGGTTTATGGAAAAACATCGTTGAAATACTTGATTTTGCGTTCCAACCCATTGTCAGTATAGAAAATGGTGAACTCCTGGCTTTAGAGGCGCTCCTCAGGAATTATCAAAAAGCTGGATTTTGTTCTATACCCAGTGTATTCGACGAAGCTTACAAGGAAGGCGTGCTGTATAAGCTGGACCTTCTTTTAAGGAGAAAAGCCCTTTCTAAATTCAAAAAGCTAAACCTCAACGGCGTTCAATTGTTCTACAACCTCGATTACAGAATACTCGATATGCCCGACTTCAGCTACGGAAACACCAAAAAAATCTTAAAAGATGCAGGCTTTAACAAAAATCACATATGTTTTGAATTAAGTGAAGTGGGCGGTAAACATGCATGGGTCAATTACCTAAGGGTTGGGCGTTTCTGA
- a CDS encoding ABC transporter ATP-binding protein has protein sequence MALIDVKNVSMVFSMSKAEELKVLEDINLSVDEGEIVSILGPSGCGKSTLLRIIAGLLKPTEGEIYYKGKKQVGVNDNMAMVFQNFALFPWKTVWENIEIGVKNPDSNIEERIKHVIDMVGLEGFEEVYPKNLSGGMKQRVGIARALVSDPEVLCMDEPFSALDVLTAENLREEVMDLWFSGDTTLKNIIIITHNVTEAVYMADKIVIMSTKPGKIELVYDNNLPHPRIQNSPQFLKVVETIRGYLTRHIVPDEPQKKIFKQILPLPPTTVSEVIGLLEILDDNDGRMDMFELSERIHRRFTSVMLISTAAEFLGFVETPLKWVVLTKMGRKFLDADVNLRKEIFRAQLLKLPIVKEFVRFTQDNDSVVSFGEARAFLKGLLPEEKALTVLRTILNFCMYAEILDYDSRENEISLNPDIDIKV, from the coding sequence ATGGCTTTGATTGATGTTAAGAATGTCAGTATGGTTTTCTCTATGTCAAAAGCTGAGGAACTGAAGGTCTTGGAGGATATAAATTTATCTGTCGATGAGGGCGAGATAGTGTCAATTTTGGGCCCATCGGGATGTGGTAAATCAACCCTTTTAAGAATTATTGCGGGGCTGTTGAAGCCTACTGAAGGAGAGATTTACTATAAGGGCAAAAAGCAAGTGGGTGTAAACGATAACATGGCTATGGTTTTCCAAAATTTTGCTTTGTTCCCTTGGAAAACAGTATGGGAAAATATTGAAATAGGTGTAAAAAATCCAGACTCAAATATTGAAGAGAGAATAAAGCATGTAATTGATATGGTAGGCTTGGAAGGTTTTGAAGAGGTTTATCCTAAGAATCTGTCGGGCGGGATGAAACAGAGAGTTGGTATTGCGAGGGCGTTGGTTTCTGACCCAGAGGTATTGTGTATGGATGAACCCTTTAGTGCGTTGGATGTTTTGACTGCAGAGAACCTAAGGGAAGAGGTAATGGATCTTTGGTTCTCTGGCGACACCACCTTGAAAAATATCATCATCATTACACATAATGTTACGGAAGCTGTTTATATGGCCGACAAAATCGTTATAATGTCAACCAAACCGGGCAAAATAGAGCTTGTTTACGATAACAACCTACCCCATCCGAGAATTCAAAATAGTCCACAGTTTTTAAAGGTGGTTGAGACCATAAGGGGTTATTTGACAAGGCACATAGTTCCCGATGAACCGCAGAAGAAAATATTCAAACAGATTTTGCCCTTACCACCAACCACTGTTAGCGAGGTTATAGGTTTGCTTGAAATATTGGATGATAATGATGGTAGAATGGATATGTTTGAACTTTCAGAAAGGATCCATAGGAGATTTACCTCCGTAATGCTCATATCTACAGCGGCAGAGTTTTTGGGATTTGTCGAGACCCCTCTTAAGTGGGTTGTACTCACAAAGATGGGGAGGAAATTCTTAGATGCTGATGTCAATTTGAGAAAAGAGATATTTAGAGCTCAGTTACTGAAATTGCCTATTGTAAAAGAGTTCGTGAGGTTTACACAAGATAACGATAGTGTGGTTAGTTTTGGTGAAGCAAGGGCATTTTTGAAAGGGCTTTTACCCGAAGAGAAAGCGTTGACGGTTTTGAGGACTATTTTGAACTTTTGTATGTATGCCGAGATCTTGGATTATGATTCAAGGGAGAATGAAATTTCATTGAATCCTGACATTGATATTAAGGTATAA
- a CDS encoding LapA family protein, producing MNILRIILTVLILVVLGLFVVYNTQSVNVSYLGIKFENMPLWLVVFISVFTGILIGWFFMFVDELSIKRELKRREKEIKSLKEEIAQLRQLTITKE from the coding sequence ATGAATATACTGCGCATAATCCTGACGGTGCTGATTCTCGTTGTTTTAGGTCTATTTGTGGTTTACAATACACAAAGCGTGAATGTCAGCTATTTAGGTATAAAATTCGAGAACATGCCACTCTGGCTGGTTGTGTTTATCTCTGTATTTACAGGCATACTCATAGGGTGGTTTTTTATGTTTGTCGATGAGCTATCCATAAAAAGGGAGCTCAAAAGAAGGGAGAAGGAGATAAAATCGCTCAAGGAAGAGATAGCCCAACTAAGACAGCTAACCATAACAAAAGAGTAA
- the ruvA gene encoding Holliday junction branch migration protein RuvA — protein sequence MLEAVRGTLIDKANLKAVVDVGGLMLDISIPLSTFNKLPEVGRECMLFCEVVIGEKNIKLYGFATKEEKELFNSLRKISKIGAQTAISILSNISIDQFYKAIEEQNKELLTKIPGVGKKTALSIIVELSSKIPQTQNPPIVEDAIATLQGLGFSYSEASKTVNEIYKSNANMTIEELIKESLKHIKHVG from the coding sequence ATGCTTGAGGCGGTTAGAGGAACCTTAATCGACAAGGCCAACCTAAAGGCCGTGGTCGATGTAGGCGGGCTGATGCTGGATATATCCATACCGCTTTCCACCTTCAATAAATTGCCCGAGGTTGGCAGGGAATGCATGCTGTTCTGTGAAGTTGTAATAGGAGAAAAGAACATCAAGCTATACGGTTTTGCAACAAAAGAGGAGAAGGAACTGTTCAACAGCCTCCGCAAAATCTCAAAGATAGGTGCTCAAACGGCCATATCCATCCTATCCAACATCTCCATTGACCAATTCTACAAGGCCATCGAGGAACAAAACAAGGAACTCCTTACAAAGATACCAGGTGTTGGTAAGAAAACGGCTCTATCCATCATCGTTGAGCTATCATCAAAGATACCCCAAACACAAAACCCGCCCATTGTTGAGGATGCCATAGCAACCCTGCAGGGTCTGGGTTTTTCTTACTCCGAGGCATCAAAAACCGTAAACGAGATATACAAAAGCAATGCAAACATGACCATAGAAGAACTCATAAAGGAGTCGCTAAAGCACATAAAGCATGTCGGCTAA
- a CDS encoding tetratricopeptide repeat protein, giving the protein MNASNLLSNITGQDIAILFIVFLLGILVSYLWMLGKQKKENIDKKKLESYMKGINYIIEDETDKAIKELTDTAKLDPDMIDIYLSIGNLFRKKGEINRALIIHKSLLARANLEKDKKMDIYLNIGIDYKKAGLYDRAKKYFKDALSIDPKNNQAKRLLYEVYEDSKDWENALIWHKRFDGVDKHTVAHLYTELGKDNLKEGKTEEAKKNFERALKEYKNCIDALLHLGDIYFQYGKIEKAYQLWERVCLIQPQFCNLALNRIQDDSVLTEKLINLLMHYPDNPYILFFAAESFLKLQQKKKASSLYKALLKKGIKSPFILKRLSEIETEKTPGFLKIFTTQNITYPIRYTCTNCGHSAGKLFFRCPKCKSWDKIRVDIV; this is encoded by the coding sequence ATGAATGCAAGCAACCTGCTTTCCAATATAACGGGTCAGGATATAGCCATACTGTTTATAGTATTTCTGCTTGGCATATTGGTTTCCTATCTATGGATGTTAGGCAAACAGAAAAAGGAAAACATAGACAAGAAGAAGTTGGAAAGCTATATGAAGGGAATCAATTACATCATAGAAGACGAAACAGACAAGGCCATAAAGGAGCTTACAGACACGGCCAAGTTAGACCCCGATATGATAGACATCTATCTCAGCATAGGAAACCTATTTAGGAAAAAGGGCGAGATAAACAGGGCTTTGATAATACACAAAAGCCTCCTTGCCAGGGCCAACTTAGAGAAGGACAAGAAGATGGATATATACCTGAACATAGGCATAGATTACAAAAAGGCCGGCCTGTATGATAGGGCTAAAAAATACTTCAAGGACGCACTCTCCATAGATCCCAAAAACAACCAGGCCAAGAGGCTGCTCTATGAGGTATACGAGGATTCAAAGGACTGGGAAAACGCCCTGATATGGCACAAGAGGTTTGATGGCGTTGACAAACACACCGTCGCCCACTTATACACCGAATTGGGCAAGGACAACCTGAAGGAGGGCAAGACCGAGGAAGCAAAGAAGAACTTTGAAAGGGCGTTGAAGGAGTATAAAAACTGCATAGATGCCCTGTTGCATTTAGGCGATATATACTTCCAATACGGCAAGATCGAGAAGGCCTATCAGTTATGGGAAAGGGTCTGTCTAATACAACCGCAGTTCTGCAATCTGGCCCTAAACAGGATACAGGACGATTCCGTTTTAACAGAAAAGCTGATAAATCTTTTGATGCACTACCCCGACAATCCCTACATACTCTTCTTTGCAGCAGAATCCTTCCTAAAGCTTCAGCAAAAGAAGAAGGCGTCGTCTTTGTATAAAGCGCTTCTCAAGAAGGGAATAAAAAGCCCGTTCATACTAAAGAGGCTTTCGGAGATAGAAACAGAAAAAACACCCGGTTTTTTAAAGATATTTACAACCCAAAACATAACATACCCCATCAGATACACCTGCACAAACTGCGGGCATTCTGCCGGCAAGTTGTTTTTCAGGTGTCCAAAGTGCAAAAGCTGGGATAAGATCAGGGTGGACATTGTCTGA
- a CDS encoding amino acid-binding protein, translating to MDTAKYKIPQISVFIENKKGRFYSVTRVLKEAGVNIRAMSLADTMDFGILRFVVDKPDKAYDALVDANFIVKKNDVMAIAIKDECGGLSELLKTISDLDLNVEYMYTFVNALENKAVMLFRFEDIDEAIESLHKAGAELLSEQFFKEI from the coding sequence ATGGACACAGCCAAATACAAGATTCCTCAGATAAGCGTCTTTATAGAAAACAAAAAAGGCAGGTTTTATAGCGTAACACGAGTCCTAAAGGAGGCAGGTGTAAACATAAGGGCCATGAGCTTGGCCGATACAATGGATTTTGGTATCTTGAGGTTTGTTGTTGACAAACCCGATAAAGCCTATGATGCTCTGGTTGATGCAAACTTTATAGTAAAGAAAAACGATGTTATGGCCATAGCCATAAAGGACGAATGCGGAGGGTTAAGCGAATTGTTAAAAACCATAAGCGATTTAGACCTAAATGTTGAATACATGTACACATTCGTAAACGCTTTGGAGAACAAGGCTGTAATGCTGTTTAGATTCGAGGATATAGATGAGGCCATAGAAAGCCTGCACAAGGCGGGCGCTGAACTCTTAAGCGAGCAATTCTTTAAGGAGATTTAG
- a CDS encoding ABC transporter permease, which translates to MNEVNKGKLTIYDVIVVGLLIFVVLSIEMMAKRWEAPFVPNAHISLNPINLVKYTLYSATRGFMAYFLSLIFTLVVGYAAAKNRYLEKLIIPTLDILQSVPVLGFLPGLMLALISLFPHSEIGLEFVSIIMIFTGQVWNMTFSFYQSLKSIPRELIEAARVYKLSKWAVFWNVEVPYAMPGLVWNSMMSMAGGWFFLTVCEAFTLGNKSYSVPGIGSYMALAIDKGYLPGEILGIAAMVVMIVAIDVFFWRPINVWARKFSEKEDDTTKGSIVLDILVNSHVTRFFREYLLYRMRGIILTRAKKSQSLHDTKKRGFQDTIFTVFIYALLVLVVYEVYVFVRHVRLEDFYKILLGDAVTGLRVYLSVALSIAWAVPVGILIGKSSKLSSKLQPVVQVLASFPAPLVYPWFVMLFPNLNYSSVLLMMLGTQWYILFNVIAGASTVPRQLEEATRVFGVRGLKKLFTLYVPVIFPYLITGIITAAGGAWNASIVAEYMNIKGRIIEAFGLGAMINNFADLGKLHLLSVSVIIMSLSVVLINRLVWRPLQRFAAERFSLE; encoded by the coding sequence GTGAATGAGGTTAACAAGGGAAAATTAACTATATACGATGTAATTGTTGTTGGGTTATTAATTTTTGTTGTTTTGTCCATTGAAATGATGGCCAAAAGATGGGAAGCTCCTTTTGTTCCTAACGCCCACATTTCCCTCAACCCCATAAATCTTGTTAAATATACGCTTTATTCAGCGACAAGGGGTTTTATGGCTTACTTTTTATCACTAATTTTTACCCTTGTTGTGGGTTATGCTGCAGCAAAGAACAGGTATTTGGAGAAGCTCATCATACCTACACTTGATATACTTCAATCGGTTCCTGTTTTGGGTTTTCTCCCTGGTTTAATGTTAGCATTGATATCCCTTTTTCCCCACTCCGAGATCGGGCTTGAATTTGTTTCTATAATTATGATTTTTACGGGGCAGGTGTGGAATATGACCTTTAGCTTCTATCAATCCCTAAAGTCAATTCCAAGGGAACTTATCGAAGCGGCTCGCGTTTATAAACTGTCCAAATGGGCTGTTTTTTGGAATGTTGAAGTACCGTATGCAATGCCTGGTCTTGTTTGGAATAGTATGATGTCAATGGCTGGCGGCTGGTTTTTCCTAACGGTCTGTGAGGCCTTTACATTGGGCAACAAATCTTACTCAGTTCCTGGTATAGGGTCTTATATGGCTTTAGCTATAGATAAAGGTTATCTTCCAGGGGAAATTCTGGGTATAGCGGCAATGGTTGTAATGATTGTAGCAATAGATGTATTTTTCTGGAGGCCAATAAATGTTTGGGCGAGGAAATTTTCAGAAAAAGAAGATGATACAACAAAGGGCTCTATTGTTTTAGACATCCTTGTAAATTCACATGTAACGAGATTTTTTAGGGAATATTTGCTGTATAGGATGAGAGGCATTATTTTAACCAGAGCGAAGAAATCCCAAAGTTTGCATGATACAAAAAAGAGGGGTTTTCAGGATACCATCTTTACTGTTTTTATCTACGCACTTTTAGTGCTTGTTGTTTATGAGGTTTATGTGTTTGTTAGGCATGTGAGGTTGGAAGACTTTTACAAAATACTATTGGGCGATGCTGTTACTGGTCTAAGGGTTTATTTAAGTGTTGCGTTGTCTATTGCTTGGGCGGTTCCTGTTGGCATTCTGATAGGCAAAAGTTCCAAGCTTTCATCAAAACTTCAGCCTGTTGTTCAAGTTCTGGCTTCGTTTCCAGCCCCTTTAGTGTACCCTTGGTTTGTTATGCTTTTTCCAAATTTAAATTATTCGTCTGTTCTTTTAATGATGCTTGGGACACAGTGGTATATCTTGTTCAATGTAATAGCTGGTGCATCTACTGTTCCAAGGCAGTTGGAAGAGGCTACGAGAGTTTTTGGTGTCAGAGGACTGAAGAAGCTATTCACTCTTTATGTTCCCGTTATTTTTCCTTACTTGATAACAGGTATTATAACGGCTGCAGGCGGAGCATGGAATGCGAGTATTGTGGCTGAGTATATGAATATAAAGGGTAGAATTATAGAGGCTTTTGGTTTAGGTGCTATGATTAACAATTTTGCAGATTTGGGCAAGTTGCACCTTTTATCTGTGAGCGTTATTATTATGTCCTTGAGCGTTGTATTGATAAATAGACTTGTGTGGAGACCCCTTCAAAGGTTTGCGGCAGAAAGATTTTCTTTGGAGTAG
- a CDS encoding IGHMBP2 family helicase, whose product MSSAFESFDDYKHYFLSLIERERKAEKEFHLNEIRHLTGKQRQSRGRALLNCKGKLLGRFLDFLVYRFSFAEAKDHQIKVGDIVLVSKGEPLKAALEATVSATSRHYIEVMTKERLFKSKLYRIDLFVSDITFKRMKQAIENIENSEFDPEIILGKRQPEVVHSNEESDKLNESQNEALRFALNSELFLIHGPPGTGKTTTLAEVVRKNIGKGRILVSADSNVAIDNMLEKLKDRRVVRIGHPAKIDDELLGFSIDTLIREDPRYLEVQRMIDRIDEFKRVRDKNYQKPTPSQRRGLTNDEILTLAAQDRGKRGLKSSKIKKMAGWIELNNKIVMLHEQKEAILKKIVYEKLKDAEVIFTTNSGAGSEFLEDFKFDMLFLDEAAQCIEPSALIPMVKSRRVVMAGDHKQLPPTILSDAKRLSYTLFERFENLFNASYTLRIQYRMNDKICKFSSCEFYDCLVRSHESVKDIKLSDIADINGFVGYDTPIVFFDTRGRFLEANKKGSYSKYNPLEAEFVKRLVDELLSLGVKHEDIGVITPYKDHEEYMKRMIDSIEIKSIDGFQGREKEVIILSLVRANDNEEIGFLRDKRRLNVAITRAKRKLIIVGDARTLTSQRIYAKLIDYIAQEGDFREITPDLI is encoded by the coding sequence GTGAGCAGCGCTTTTGAGAGTTTCGATGATTACAAACACTACTTCCTATCCCTCATAGAGAGAGAAAGAAAGGCCGAAAAGGAGTTTCACCTAAACGAGATAAGGCATCTTACGGGCAAACAGAGACAGTCAAGGGGCAGGGCACTGCTTAACTGCAAGGGTAAGCTCTTGGGCAGGTTTTTGGATTTTCTTGTTTACAGGTTCTCTTTTGCCGAGGCCAAGGATCACCAGATAAAGGTGGGCGATATAGTGTTGGTGTCAAAGGGTGAACCGCTTAAGGCAGCTTTGGAGGCCACGGTTAGTGCAACAAGCAGGCACTATATCGAGGTTATGACAAAGGAGAGGTTGTTTAAGTCCAAACTCTACAGGATAGACCTGTTTGTTAGCGATATAACTTTCAAGCGTATGAAGCAGGCGATAGAGAACATAGAGAATTCGGAGTTTGACCCTGAGATTATTTTGGGCAAAAGGCAACCCGAGGTTGTCCACAGCAATGAGGAATCTGATAAACTCAATGAGAGCCAGAATGAGGCCTTGAGGTTTGCCCTAAATTCTGAGCTTTTCTTGATCCATGGGCCGCCCGGCACGGGAAAGACAACGACGCTTGCTGAAGTTGTAAGGAAGAACATAGGTAAGGGCAGGATTCTGGTTAGTGCAGACAGCAATGTTGCCATAGACAATATGCTTGAGAAGTTGAAGGATAGAAGGGTTGTAAGAATAGGCCACCCTGCAAAGATAGATGATGAATTATTGGGCTTTTCTATAGATACGCTGATTCGTGAGGACCCCCGATACTTAGAGGTTCAACGCATGATAGATAGGATTGATGAATTCAAGAGGGTCAGGGATAAGAACTATCAAAAACCGACACCGTCGCAGAGAAGGGGGCTTACCAACGATGAGATATTGACGCTTGCAGCCCAGGATAGGGGTAAACGGGGGCTTAAAAGCTCCAAAATCAAAAAGATGGCCGGCTGGATTGAGCTAAACAACAAGATAGTTATGCTCCATGAGCAGAAAGAGGCCATATTGAAAAAAATCGTCTATGAGAAACTTAAGGATGCCGAGGTTATCTTTACAACAAACTCCGGTGCCGGCAGCGAGTTTTTAGAGGATTTTAAGTTTGATATGTTGTTTTTGGATGAGGCGGCTCAATGTATTGAGCCCTCTGCCTTGATACCGATGGTTAAATCAAGGCGTGTTGTTATGGCCGGGGATCACAAACAGCTTCCCCCAACCATACTATCCGATGCAAAAAGGCTCTCTTACACGCTTTTTGAGAGATTTGAAAACCTGTTTAATGCAAGCTACACCCTGCGCATTCAATATCGCATGAACGATAAGATATGTAAGTTCTCAAGCTGTGAATTCTACGACTGCCTTGTCAGGTCCCACGAAAGCGTAAAGGATATAAAGCTATCCGATATAGCCGATATAAACGGGTTTGTGGGTTATGATACGCCTATAGTTTTCTTCGATACGCGGGGCAGGTTTTTAGAGGCCAATAAGAAGGGGAGCTATTCCAAATACAACCCGCTGGAGGCTGAGTTTGTAAAGAGGCTTGTTGATGAGCTTTTATCTTTGGGTGTCAAACATGAGGATATAGGCGTTATTACGCCGTATAAGGATCATGAGGAATACATGAAAAGGATGATCGACTCTATAGAGATAAAATCTATAGACGGCTTTCAGGGCAGGGAGAAAGAGGTGATTATTTTAAGCCTGGTTAGGGCAAATGACAACGAGGAGATAGGTTTTTTGAGGGATAAAAGAAGGCTCAATGTGGCCATAACCAGAGCAAAGAGGAAGCTTATAATAGTCGGCGATGCAAGAACGCTCACATCCCAGCGGATCTATGCTAAACTAATTGACTATATTGCACAAGAAGGCGATTTTAGAGAGATTACCCCGGATCTTATTTAG
- a CDS encoding HIT family protein, giving the protein MERLWAPWRIGYILSDKKEDGCVFCNALKANNDEERLVLYRAEFSFIIMNLYPYNAGHLMVVPNRHIDSPLKLTKQEQAEMFELVNKGIEAINRIMNPDGFNLGMNLGKSAGAGIDDHIHIHIVPRWNGDTNFMSTVSDTKVISEALRETYKKLKEVIR; this is encoded by the coding sequence ATGGAAAGATTGTGGGCTCCGTGGAGGATTGGGTATATCCTCTCCGATAAGAAGGAAGATGGGTGTGTATTCTGCAACGCCTTAAAGGCCAATAACGATGAGGAGAGGCTGGTTCTTTACAGGGCAGAGTTCTCCTTCATCATTATGAACCTCTATCCATACAACGCAGGCCATCTAATGGTTGTGCCAAACAGGCACATAGACAGTCCACTCAAGCTAACAAAACAGGAACAGGCTGAGATGTTTGAGCTTGTAAACAAGGGCATCGAGGCTATAAACAGGATAATGAACCCCGATGGATTCAACCTGGGCATGAACCTGGGCAAATCAGCCGGTGCAGGAATAGATGATCATATACACATACACATAGTCCCAAGATGGAACGGCGACACAAACTTCATGTCAACCGTATCGGACACAAAGGTAATTTCCGAGGCATTGAGGGAAACATACAAGAAACTGAAAGAGGTTATAAGATGA